Proteins co-encoded in one Flavivirga eckloniae genomic window:
- a CDS encoding response regulator transcription factor encodes MLHESDFFSSKNAINSISKAEKEQTFYYLETIKAFARTTYKSIYVIDYEKKGFEYVSENPLFLCGHTAQEVQKLGYAFYFKYVIPEDLQLLLKINTVGFDFYENIPVEQRIFHTISYDFHLKNPDGKVILINQKLTPLYLTQSGKIWKAICIISLSLAKKSGNIKIYKTGDNKIFEYDLKGSFWKIMDKITLTNREKEILQFSIRGYSISEIAETIFVSPDTVKFHRRKLFAKLDVANISEAIAYATNNNILV; translated from the coding sequence ATGTTACATGAAAGTGATTTTTTTTCTTCAAAAAACGCCATCAACAGTATTTCTAAAGCAGAAAAGGAGCAAACCTTTTATTACCTCGAAACAATTAAAGCATTTGCTAGAACGACTTATAAAAGCATTTACGTAATTGATTATGAGAAAAAAGGATTCGAATATGTTTCTGAAAACCCGTTATTTTTGTGTGGGCATACAGCCCAAGAAGTCCAAAAGTTGGGTTATGCCTTTTATTTTAAATATGTTATTCCCGAAGATTTACAATTGCTTTTAAAAATAAACACTGTTGGATTTGATTTTTACGAGAACATCCCTGTTGAACAGCGTATATTCCATACCATTAGCTACGACTTTCATTTAAAAAACCCAGACGGAAAGGTCATTCTTATAAACCAAAAGCTAACACCTCTATACTTGACCCAATCTGGAAAAATATGGAAAGCTATCTGCATCATTTCACTTTCCTTAGCAAAAAAATCGGGTAACATTAAAATTTATAAAACAGGGGATAACAAGATATTTGAATACGATTTGAAAGGCAGTTTTTGGAAAATTATGGATAAAATAACTTTGACCAATCGTGAAAAAGAAATTCTTCAATTTTCGATAAGAGGTTACTCCATAAGCGAGATAGCAGAAACCATTTTTGTATCTCCAGATACAGTAAAGTTTCATAGACGAAAGTTATTTGCAAAACTTGATGTGGCTAATATTTCTGAGGCTATAGCGTATGCAACTAATAATAATATATTGGTTTAA
- a CDS encoding CPBP family intramembrane glutamic endopeptidase, whose protein sequence is MNTTKIFTTEIQLLFRNNKPLIIASIFLLGGLIAFGQIGYIVTAVLMLVIHGFRKSTLDELGLSKPKSWLKTIGLGFVLTIALMAIVLLLINPLIFELFPPETKDISRFSAIKENIGLLILSIISAWVLAGFAEELIWRGYIMTQIAVLLGGTRLSWVISLLISSTAFGLLHFYQGPVGIVQTGVVGLLLGIIFILNGKRSLWLNCIVHGLINTISMVSIYMGAV, encoded by the coding sequence ATGAATACTACAAAAATTTTCACTACAGAAATACAATTACTTTTTAGAAATAATAAACCTTTAATTATTGCGTCTATTTTCCTTTTAGGAGGGTTGATTGCGTTTGGACAAATAGGGTATATTGTTACAGCTGTTTTAATGTTGGTTATACATGGGTTTAGAAAAAGCACTTTGGATGAGCTAGGGCTATCTAAACCTAAATCGTGGTTAAAAACGATTGGTTTAGGGTTTGTGTTAACCATTGCATTGATGGCTATTGTACTGCTATTAATTAATCCTTTAATATTTGAGTTGTTTCCTCCAGAAACAAAAGATATTAGCCGATTTAGTGCAATAAAAGAAAATATAGGATTACTTATATTAAGTATTATTAGTGCTTGGGTATTGGCAGGGTTTGCAGAAGAGCTTATATGGAGGGGATATATAATGACACAAATAGCTGTTCTTTTGGGGGGTACTAGGTTATCTTGGGTTATAAGCCTATTAATAAGCTCTACAGCATTTGGATTACTTCATTTTTATCAAGGACCAGTTGGTATAGTACAAACAGGTGTTGTGGGACTGCTTTTAGGAATTATCTTTATTCTTAATGGTAAAAGAAGCTTATGGCTAAATTGTATTGTGCATGGTTTAATTAATACTATTAGCATGGTGTCTATTTATATGGGAGCGGTATAA
- a CDS encoding UDP-N-acetylmuramoyl-tripeptide--D-alanyl-D-alanine ligase: MKIEQLHELFLQCNSVSTDTRKIEKNDIFFALKGDNFNGNAYADQALKSGAKYAVVDENEFNTSPNTILVKHVLATLQELASYHRAYLNIPIVALTGSNGKTTTKELINATLSQKYKTTATIGNLNNHIGVPLTLLSMSKNTEIGIVEMGANHQKEIEFLCNIAKPDYGYITNFGKAHLEGFGGVEGVIKGKSEMFDFLIKNNKVVFVNGNDAIQMEKTKHANRVVFCNGHLDCDVNIGFIEALPFVKSKYNNLEIKSQLIGDYNFNNIAAAIAIGNYFKVDDKVIKTAIETYTPTNNRSQIIQKGTNTIILDAYNANPTSMRAALLNFEKQQTNTNKIAFLGDMFELGTDASKEHQNITGLATSLNIDQVIFIGENFFKAEAKSNTTEQFKSFDDFKDWFNGSRIENTSILIKGSRGMALERVLELIQ, encoded by the coding sequence TTGAAAATAGAACAGTTACATGAGCTTTTCTTGCAATGCAATTCGGTAAGCACCGACACAAGAAAAATTGAAAAAAACGACATTTTTTTTGCCCTTAAAGGCGACAATTTTAATGGAAACGCATATGCCGATCAAGCTTTAAAAAGCGGTGCTAAATATGCCGTTGTAGATGAAAACGAATTTAACACCTCCCCTAATACTATTTTAGTAAAACATGTTCTTGCAACCTTGCAAGAATTAGCTTCCTACCATAGGGCCTATTTAAATATACCCATTGTAGCACTTACAGGTAGCAATGGTAAAACAACAACCAAAGAGTTAATTAACGCCACACTATCTCAAAAATATAAAACCACGGCTACTATTGGTAATTTAAATAACCACATTGGAGTACCCTTGACATTGCTCTCTATGTCTAAAAACACAGAAATTGGGATTGTAGAGATGGGTGCCAACCACCAAAAAGAAATTGAATTTCTGTGCAATATAGCTAAACCAGACTATGGTTATATTACCAACTTTGGCAAAGCCCATTTAGAAGGGTTTGGCGGCGTTGAAGGTGTAATTAAAGGGAAAAGTGAAATGTTCGACTTTCTTATTAAAAACAACAAAGTTGTTTTTGTAAACGGAAACGATGCCATACAAATGGAAAAAACGAAACATGCCAATCGGGTTGTATTTTGTAATGGCCATCTTGATTGCGATGTGAATATTGGGTTTATTGAAGCACTGCCTTTTGTAAAATCCAAGTACAACAATTTAGAAATAAAGAGCCAGCTTATTGGCGATTATAATTTTAACAACATAGCTGCTGCCATTGCCATTGGCAACTATTTTAAAGTTGATGATAAGGTTATAAAAACCGCTATAGAAACCTACACTCCAACTAATAACCGTTCGCAAATTATACAAAAAGGCACTAACACTATTATTTTAGATGCTTATAATGCCAACCCCACAAGTATGCGTGCTGCTTTATTAAATTTTGAAAAACAACAAACAAATACTAACAAAATAGCCTTTCTTGGAGATATGTTCGAACTGGGAACCGATGCCAGCAAAGAGCATCAAAACATTACAGGCCTGGCTACATCTTTAAATATAGATCAAGTAATATTTATAGGCGAAAACTTTTTTAAAGCAGAAGCAAAGTCAAATACAACCGAACAGTTTAAATCTTTTGATGATTTTAAAGATTGGTTTAATGGTTCTAGAATAGAAAACACATCAATACTCATTAAAGGCTCCAGAGGCATGGCTCTAGAGCGAGTTTTAGAGTTAATTCAATAA
- a CDS encoding GIY-YIG nuclease family protein, whose amino-acid sequence MDYYVYILYSEKLDRCYIGSTSDVSKRLEKHL is encoded by the coding sequence ATGGATTATTATGTTTACATATTGTATTCAGAGAAGTTGGATAGGTGTTATATAGGATCAACCTCAGATGTTTCAAAGCGCTTGGAAAAGCACTTGTAG
- a CDS encoding helix-turn-helix domain-containing protein, with the protein MEFKEKLQQLIKTKYSKNKDLSDKFGMNYTQLSQYVNGKKISIDFLYNIIEEFPDADLNWLLRDDDLSNGLVHEGETPYKIPLTKEQIVDKMEKLVADLKNQMNNKD; encoded by the coding sequence ATGGAGTTTAAGGAAAAACTACAGCAATTAATAAAAACGAAGTATAGTAAAAATAAAGATTTATCTGATAAGTTTGGCATGAATTATACTCAGTTATCTCAATATGTTAATGGTAAGAAAATATCAATAGATTTCCTGTATAATATAATTGAGGAATTTCCTGATGCCGATTTAAATTGGTTGTTAAGAGATGACGATTTAAGTAACGGACTGGTACATGAAGGTGAGACTCCCTACAAAATACCGTTAACCAAAGAGCAGATTGTGGACAAAATGGAGAAGTTGGTTGCCGATTTGAAAAATCAAATGAACAATAAAGACTAG
- a CDS encoding helix-turn-helix domain-containing protein yields MEVLFFIGIVICFFLALLIFSKRKPTKSDTIFGVWQIILVINFLLLYARHSELIQKYPHFIGVDTGFTLLHIPFIFFYTSTLINRSLKKSRFLLHLLPFIGMNIIMFVTFFLLTGNEKLQLYNQQLSGEKLFSLADMILYLQCLVYLPLSYSLVKKHSKNIKAKYSNIDKRNLLWMEIILISVSVFFGLSFVFHIYYILSDFNDFEFLSKISILGFCLLQVALAFFGIRYLPVFVESEMPSYGKVSKYKKTGLDSSVAKKHFETLLDYMKNEKPYLDADLTLDSLASQVNISSNHLSQVINQFTHKNFYTYVNEYRIEEVVSLLNDPSKSKYSILGLAYDAGFKSKSVFNALFKKIKGMTPSEFRKLN; encoded by the coding sequence ATGGAGGTTCTTTTTTTTATAGGAATTGTGATTTGCTTTTTTTTGGCACTGCTTATTTTTAGCAAAAGAAAACCAACCAAAAGCGATACGATATTTGGAGTTTGGCAAATAATCTTGGTTATTAATTTTTTGTTGTTGTATGCACGCCATTCAGAACTTATTCAAAAGTATCCGCATTTTATAGGGGTAGATACAGGCTTCACATTATTGCATATCCCCTTTATTTTCTTTTACACTTCTACACTTATTAATAGGTCTTTAAAAAAGAGTCGTTTTTTATTGCACCTGCTTCCATTTATAGGTATGAATATTATAATGTTCGTTACTTTTTTTCTCCTTACAGGTAATGAAAAACTTCAATTGTATAATCAGCAGTTATCTGGTGAGAAATTATTTTCTTTAGCAGATATGATATTGTATTTGCAATGTTTAGTTTACTTGCCATTATCTTATAGTCTGGTAAAAAAACATTCAAAAAACATAAAGGCTAAATATTCGAATATTGATAAAAGGAATCTGCTATGGATGGAAATAATTCTTATAAGTGTTAGTGTTTTCTTTGGTTTAAGTTTCGTGTTCCACATTTATTATATACTCTCAGATTTCAACGATTTTGAGTTTCTTAGTAAGATTAGCATTTTGGGATTTTGTTTGTTACAGGTTGCTTTGGCTTTTTTTGGTATTAGATACTTACCTGTTTTCGTTGAGTCGGAAATGCCTAGTTACGGTAAGGTATCAAAATACAAAAAGACAGGACTGGATAGCAGTGTTGCAAAAAAGCATTTTGAAACCTTATTGGATTATATGAAAAATGAAAAACCTTATTTAGATGCCGACTTAACATTGGATAGTCTTGCATCGCAGGTTAATATTTCATCAAACCATTTGTCGCAAGTTATTAATCAATTTACACATAAAAATTTCTATACCTATGTAAATGAGTATAGAATTGAAGAGGTTGTAAGCTTGTTAAATGATCCTTCAAAAAGTAAATACAGTATCTTGGGGTTAGCTTATGATGCTGGCTTTAAATCTAAATCGGTATTCAATGCCCTGTTTAAAAAAATAAAAGGAATGACGCCTTCGGAATTTCGAAAACTTAACTAA
- the gldJ gene encoding gliding motility lipoprotein GldJ: MDMKKVVAFKVLLVLALTMASTGCKKSSSSKNSSRATGWQINSREGGFQYNTDFREQETSPGLVFIEGGTFTKGRVQDDVMHDWNNSPSQQHVQSFYMDETEVTNAMYMEYLDWIKRVYPPAEENFRAIYHGALPDTLVWRNRLGFNEVMTDNYLRHPGYGEYPVVGVSWIQAVEFSNWRSDRVNEYNLERAGYLKRDAKILDVNAESTFSTDTYINAPSLTYGGNEEVINPDAGRRRNVQTDADGNESGIYATRETGIISPKYRLPTETEWEYAALGLSEIRDYNLYRGRKKYPWDGQYTRSDKRKIRGDQLANFKQGKGDYGGIAGWSDDGADITNAVKSYEPNDFGLYDMAGNVAEWVADVYRPIIDDEFNDFNYYRGNVYTKNALNDDGTVKIITSEDIIYDTLPTGKVIARNLPGEIAQVPIDENETYLRTNFDRSDEINFRDGDTRSSRYYDNFDDDEGLTAEGKKKNDTRKMYNSPQHRITRDSLGNIIREYDKRNTRTSLINDHVRVYKGGSWKDREYWLDPAQRRYFPQDMATDYIGFRCAMSRVGAKSKSKTKTKN, translated from the coding sequence ATGGATATGAAAAAAGTAGTAGCATTTAAGGTTTTATTGGTTTTAGCATTAACTATGGCTTCAACTGGTTGTAAAAAATCTTCAAGTTCAAAAAACAGTTCTAGAGCTACAGGTTGGCAGATTAACTCCAGAGAAGGAGGTTTTCAGTACAATACAGATTTCAGAGAACAAGAAACATCTCCTGGATTAGTTTTTATTGAAGGAGGAACTTTCACAAAAGGACGTGTTCAAGATGATGTGATGCACGACTGGAACAATAGCCCTAGTCAGCAACACGTACAGTCTTTTTACATGGACGAAACAGAGGTAACCAATGCTATGTACATGGAGTATTTAGATTGGATTAAAAGGGTTTACCCACCTGCTGAAGAAAATTTTAGAGCAATCTACCATGGAGCCTTACCAGATACTTTAGTTTGGAGAAACCGATTAGGTTTTAATGAGGTTATGACTGACAATTATTTGCGTCACCCAGGTTATGGAGAATATCCTGTTGTTGGTGTAAGTTGGATTCAAGCTGTTGAATTTTCAAATTGGAGATCAGATCGTGTTAACGAATATAACCTGGAAAGAGCAGGTTATTTAAAGCGTGATGCTAAAATTTTGGATGTTAATGCTGAATCTACATTTAGTACAGACACTTATATTAATGCACCTTCTTTAACATATGGAGGTAATGAAGAGGTTATAAACCCTGATGCAGGAAGAAGAAGAAATGTACAAACCGATGCAGATGGTAACGAATCTGGAATTTACGCTACTCGTGAAACAGGAATTATTTCACCAAAATATAGACTACCAACTGAAACTGAGTGGGAATATGCCGCTTTAGGATTAAGTGAAATTAGAGATTATAACTTATACCGTGGACGTAAAAAATATCCATGGGATGGACAATATACACGTTCTGACAAACGTAAAATACGTGGTGACCAATTAGCTAACTTTAAGCAAGGAAAAGGTGATTACGGTGGAATTGCGGGTTGGTCTGACGATGGTGCAGATATTACCAATGCTGTTAAATCTTACGAACCTAACGACTTTGGTTTATACGATATGGCAGGTAACGTTGCCGAATGGGTTGCTGATGTTTACAGACCTATTATTGACGATGAGTTTAACGACTTTAACTACTACCGTGGTAATGTTTATACCAAAAACGCTTTAAATGATGATGGAACTGTAAAGATTATTACTTCTGAAGACATTATTTATGACACGTTACCAACTGGAAAAGTAATAGCCAGAAACTTACCTGGTGAAATAGCTCAAGTACCTATTGATGAAAACGAAACATATTTACGTACTAACTTTGATAGAAGTGATGAGATAAACTTTAGAGATGGTGATACACGTTCTTCTCGTTATTATGATAATTTTGACGACGACGAAGGTTTAACCGCTGAAGGCAAAAAGAAAAATGATACCAGAAAAATGTACAATTCGCCACAGCACCGTATTACTAGAGATTCTTTAGGAAACATAATTAGAGAGTACGATAAACGTAACACCAGAACATCTTTAATTAACGATCACGTTAGAGTTTACAAAGGTGGATCTTGGAAAGACAGAGAATACTGGTTAGACCCAGCACAAAGACGTTACTTCCCACAAGATATGGCAACCGATTACATCGGATTTAGATGTGCAATGTCTCGTGTAGGTGCGAAATCTAAAAGCAAAACAAAAACCAAGAATTAA
- a CDS encoding ThiF family adenylyltransferase — METRYARNRIYITEEEQEVIRNFPILLAGVGIGSVIAECALRFGFENITIVDGDQVEKSNLNRQNYTEEDCGNNKVDALAKRLLSINKDANIKCFDFFLTADNIEEHIDGHKVAINALDFSSPVPLVFDTICQKQNIPILHPYNIGWAGLVTIINEDGLPLNSISKPDEDFNELNVVKYASGYLEFWGNPQKWIDGVIEKYLGEKEDLPPPQLSIACWSVAAMCTHLLFNIATGKKFKKFPKFYLSKVIDDDFN, encoded by the coding sequence ATGGAAACTCGATATGCCCGAAATAGAATTTATATTACAGAAGAAGAACAAGAAGTTATAAGGAACTTTCCAATATTACTTGCAGGAGTAGGTATAGGGAGTGTTATAGCAGAATGTGCTTTACGATTTGGTTTTGAAAATATAACTATTGTCGATGGAGATCAGGTTGAGAAATCAAATTTAAACCGTCAAAACTATACCGAAGAAGATTGCGGAAATAATAAAGTTGATGCCTTGGCTAAAAGGCTGTTGTCTATTAATAAAGATGCAAATATTAAGTGTTTTGATTTTTTTTTAACAGCCGATAATATTGAGGAACATATCGATGGTCATAAAGTAGCAATTAATGCTCTCGATTTTTCGTCGCCAGTGCCTTTAGTTTTTGATACGATTTGTCAAAAACAAAACATACCTATCCTGCACCCATACAATATAGGATGGGCAGGTCTTGTTACTATTATAAACGAAGATGGACTACCGTTAAACAGCATATCAAAACCAGATGAAGATTTTAATGAGTTGAATGTGGTAAAATATGCTTCCGGTTATCTGGAGTTTTGGGGAAATCCTCAAAAATGGATAGATGGAGTCATTGAAAAGTATTTAGGAGAAAAGGAAGATTTGCCTCCTCCTCAATTATCAATCGCTTGCTGGTCTGTAGCAGCCATGTGTACACATTTGCTATTCAATATAGCTACAGGTAAAAAGTTTAAGAAATTCCCGAAGTTTTATTTGTCGAAGGTTATTGATGATGATTTTAATTAA
- a CDS encoding TauD/TfdA family dioxygenase, which translates to MNNQTENLDTKSLERLLLDESISASFIKKSLSFPLVIINNDENQQLADWILDNEEDFNSNLQKYGAILCRDFKVETVEKFQSLTEMFPNDFLDYNILSSPRYEVTNNVYVSTACPEDQSIGMHSESSYALNHPNRIVFCCIIPPKVKGETPIADNRLIIKNMSPDLVKKFLNLGVMYKRNLTGFLSKSWEDVFQTSDRKKVEKQCELNGMSYNWKSDSHLELTWTKKGVWKHPETGDITWFNHALFFNKYSLNKDLLSFITSDNELPSNTFFGDGTEITKEEIEHIKEAYKKATIEFRWKKDDVLFLDNMLMSHGRNPYQGERKIVVSIS; encoded by the coding sequence ATGAACAATCAAACAGAAAATTTAGATACGAAAAGTTTGGAGCGATTACTTTTAGATGAAAGTATATCAGCATCTTTCATAAAGAAATCTTTAAGTTTTCCCTTAGTTATTATTAATAACGATGAGAATCAACAATTAGCGGACTGGATTTTAGACAATGAAGAAGATTTTAACTCTAATTTACAAAAATATGGAGCTATACTTTGTCGGGATTTTAAAGTAGAAACGGTAGAAAAGTTTCAAAGTTTAACCGAAATGTTCCCTAACGATTTTTTAGATTATAATATACTATCATCTCCTCGTTACGAGGTTACAAATAATGTATACGTATCCACAGCGTGCCCAGAAGATCAAAGTATTGGTATGCATAGTGAAAGCTCTTATGCTCTCAACCATCCCAACAGAATTGTTTTTTGTTGCATCATTCCCCCAAAGGTTAAAGGAGAGACACCTATTGCAGATAACCGTTTAATTATTAAAAACATGAGTCCGGATTTGGTGAAGAAATTTTTGAATTTGGGCGTTATGTATAAAAGAAACCTAACCGGTTTTTTGAGTAAGTCGTGGGAAGATGTATTTCAAACCTCAGATCGTAAAAAAGTTGAGAAACAATGTGAGCTGAACGGTATGTCTTATAACTGGAAAAGTGATTCTCATTTAGAATTAACTTGGACTAAAAAAGGTGTTTGGAAACATCCAGAAACAGGTGATATTACTTGGTTTAATCATGCCCTGTTTTTTAATAAATATTCATTAAATAAAGATTTGTTAAGCTTTATAACTTCGGATAACGAACTTCCTAGCAATACGTTTTTTGGCGACGGAACAGAAATTACAAAAGAAGAAATAGAACATATTAAGGAAGCATACAAAAAAGCAACCATAGAATTTCGGTGGAAAAAAGACGATGTACTCTTCTTGGATAATATGCTTATGTCGCATGGTAGAAACCCTTACCAAGGCGAAAGAAAAATAGTTGTATCCATTTCCTAA
- a CDS encoding bifunctional folylpolyglutamate synthase/dihydrofolate synthase — protein MTYQDTLNWMFSQLPMYQREGKVAYKADLSNTLILAEHLNNPEQNFKSIHVAGTNGKGSTSHMLASILQEAGYKVGLYTSPHLKDFRERIRVNGKVVSEQFVTGFVKRNKAFFESNALSFFEMTVGMAFEYFSSEKVDIAVIEVGLGGRLDSTNIITPEVSVITNIGIDHTKFLGNTLEAIAFEKGGIIKPNVPIVIGETQKETLPVFKDLANKNEAKIIFADQEVDKTYKSDMLGTYQTKNIKTVIQAIKELRAKGFVVSEQNLQQGLLKTVKNTGLLGRWQIINEKPKVVCDTGHNREGLSLVVDQIINEDYNRLHIVFGVVNDKDLTSIIDLLPKKATYYFCKPDIARGLNANELKRVFNEYGLQGESYNSVNEAYKVALKNSDESDFIFIGGSTFVVAEII, from the coding sequence ATGACATATCAAGATACACTAAATTGGATGTTTTCTCAACTGCCAATGTATCAAAGAGAAGGCAAGGTAGCATACAAAGCAGATTTGTCTAATACCTTAATATTAGCCGAACACTTAAACAATCCAGAACAAAATTTTAAATCGATACATGTGGCCGGAACCAACGGAAAAGGTTCTACGAGCCATATGTTGGCTTCTATTTTACAAGAAGCAGGTTATAAAGTTGGATTGTATACGTCGCCACATTTAAAAGATTTTAGGGAGCGTATTAGGGTAAATGGTAAGGTAGTAAGCGAACAATTCGTAACAGGTTTTGTAAAGCGAAACAAGGCGTTTTTTGAATCGAATGCATTATCATTTTTTGAAATGACCGTTGGTATGGCTTTCGAATATTTTTCAAGTGAAAAAGTGGATATTGCAGTTATAGAGGTTGGTTTAGGTGGTCGTTTAGATTCTACAAATATTATCACTCCAGAAGTTTCGGTAATCACCAATATTGGGATAGACCATACCAAATTTTTAGGAAATACACTTGAAGCTATTGCATTTGAAAAAGGAGGTATTATCAAGCCAAATGTACCGATTGTAATTGGGGAAACCCAGAAAGAAACCCTTCCGGTTTTTAAAGATTTAGCGAATAAGAATGAAGCCAAGATCATATTTGCAGATCAAGAGGTAGATAAAACGTATAAGTCTGACATGCTTGGAACATATCAAACTAAAAATATAAAAACGGTTATTCAGGCTATTAAAGAGTTAAGAGCTAAAGGTTTTGTGGTTTCCGAGCAGAATTTACAACAAGGTTTGCTAAAAACGGTTAAGAATACAGGGTTATTAGGACGTTGGCAAATAATAAACGAAAAACCTAAAGTGGTTTGCGATACAGGGCATAATAGAGAAGGTTTAAGCCTTGTTGTGGATCAAATAATCAATGAAGACTATAATAGGTTACATATTGTATTTGGAGTCGTTAATGATAAAGATTTAACATCGATTATAGATTTATTACCCAAAAAGGCTACTTATTACTTTTGTAAACCAGATATAGCACGTGGTTTAAACGCAAATGAGCTAAAACGTGTTTTTAATGAGTATGGTCTACAAGGTGAGTCTTATAATTCTGTTAATGAAGCTTATAAAGTAGCTTTAAAAAACTCAGATGAAAGCGATTTTATTTTTATAGGTGGAAGTACATTTGTTGTAGCAGAAATAATTTAA
- a CDS encoding 4'-phosphopantetheinyl transferase family protein yields the protein MINIFYSYISEKNHKFLMKEVLPDFPIAFQKRIKRYKNWKEAQLSLLGRVLLNYGLKGLNKNLSNQEISYTLYGKPYFDNESIRFNISHSGDIVVCAIAVEDIGIDVEIVKNIDVHSFKYQMTSSEWEQVISSNNVNNSFFTYWTQKESVIKADGMGLSVPLRSFEIINDRANINGQYFFLKEIKLNDNYICYLASKFRIDMLDIKPKLVFVLEKYYGENIFKA from the coding sequence ATGATAAATATTTTTTATTCATATATATCGGAGAAAAACCATAAGTTTTTAATGAAGGAGGTGTTACCGGATTTTCCGATCGCTTTTCAGAAAAGAATAAAAAGGTATAAGAATTGGAAAGAGGCGCAGTTGTCTTTATTGGGCAGGGTACTTTTAAATTATGGGCTAAAAGGTTTAAACAAAAACCTTTCAAACCAAGAAATAAGCTATACCTTATACGGAAAGCCCTATTTTGATAACGAATCTATACGCTTTAATATCTCACATTCTGGGGATATCGTGGTTTGTGCCATTGCGGTTGAAGACATTGGAATAGATGTCGAAATTGTTAAGAACATTGATGTACATAGTTTTAAATACCAAATGACCAGTTCGGAATGGGAACAGGTCATCTCTTCCAATAACGTTAACAATTCCTTTTTTACGTATTGGACTCAAAAGGAATCTGTAATAAAAGCCGATGGAATGGGGCTTTCTGTGCCATTAAGATCTTTCGAGATAATAAATGATCGGGCAAATATTAACGGACAATACTTTTTCCTAAAGGAAATTAAGTTAAACGATAACTATATATGCTATCTGGCATCAAAATTTAGAATTGATATGCTAGATATTAAGCCAAAGTTAGTGTTTGTATTAGAAAAGTATTATGGCGAAAATATTTTCAAAGCTTAA